Proteins from a single region of Chlamydia buteonis:
- the recA gene encoding recombinase RecA → MNVPDRKKALEAAIAYIEKQFGSGSIMSLGKHSASHEISTIKTGALSLDLALGIGGVPKGRIVEIFGPESSGKTTLATHIVANAQKIGGVAAYIDAEHALDPSYASLIGANINDLMISQPDCGEDALSIAELLARSGAVDVIVIDSVAALVPKSELEGDIGDVHVGLQARMMSQALRKLTATLARSQTCAIFINQIREKIGVSFGNPETTTGGRALKFYSSIRMDIRRIGAIKGNENFDLGNRIKVKVAKNKLAPPFRTAEFDILFNEGISSAGCILDLAVEHNIVEKKGSWFNYQDRKLGQGREAVREELKKNKKLLEELEKRIFEVTASSKTTVEEKKEEPTVQPVA, encoded by the coding sequence ATGAATGTACCTGATCGTAAAAAAGCACTAGAAGCAGCAATTGCCTATATTGAAAAACAATTTGGCTCTGGATCTATCATGAGTCTAGGGAAACACTCAGCATCTCATGAGATCTCTACTATAAAAACGGGGGCCCTGTCTTTAGATTTAGCATTAGGCATCGGAGGTGTTCCAAAAGGCAGGATCGTTGAGATCTTTGGCCCTGAATCTTCGGGGAAAACTACGCTCGCCACCCACATTGTGGCGAACGCGCAAAAAATTGGGGGTGTTGCTGCTTATATCGATGCAGAACACGCTTTAGATCCTAGTTATGCTTCCCTTATAGGAGCGAATATCAATGATCTTATGATCTCCCAACCAGATTGTGGTGAGGATGCCTTAAGCATAGCTGAGTTACTAGCAAGATCAGGAGCCGTTGATGTTATCGTCATAGACTCTGTAGCCGCTTTGGTTCCTAAAAGTGAACTCGAAGGCGATATTGGTGATGTACATGTAGGATTACAAGCACGTATGATGTCTCAGGCATTACGTAAGCTGACAGCAACATTAGCACGTAGTCAAACCTGTGCTATATTCATTAATCAAATCCGAGAGAAAATAGGTGTAAGTTTCGGCAATCCCGAAACAACAACAGGCGGACGCGCTTTAAAATTCTACTCATCAATACGTATGGATATTCGTCGTATAGGAGCGATCAAAGGTAATGAAAACTTCGATCTTGGAAATCGGATAAAAGTAAAAGTTGCTAAAAATAAACTCGCACCTCCATTCAGAACAGCAGAATTTGATATTCTCTTTAACGAGGGTATTTCTTCAGCAGGATGCATTTTAGATCTGGCTGTAGAACATAATATCGTCGAGAAAAAAGGATCATGGTTTAACTATCAAGATCGTAAATTAGGACAAGGAAGAGAAGCTGTTCGTGAAGAACTCAAGAAAAATAAGAAATTACTCGAAGAATTAGAAAAACGTATCTTCGAAGTGACTGCTTCATCAAAAACTACAGTTGAAGAAAAGAAAGAAGAGCCTACTGTGCAACCTGTAGCTTAA
- a CDS encoding CADD family putative folate metabolism protein, producing MKPCLDLLDKNINQKHMLNHTFYMKWSKGELTKEQLRAYAKDYYLHIKAFPRYLSAVHSRCDNLEARKLLLDNLMDEETGNPNHIDLWKNFAYALGVTEEELENHVPSEAAQKKVATFLRWCSGDSLSAGISALYTYESQVPAVAETKISGLKQYFGFTAPEDYEYFSVHQDVDVRHAREERELIETLLNNDCNKVLQASREVCDVLYNFLDTFLDEKDSCSTISTTSDSKSSSCRCHCGH from the coding sequence ATGAAACCTTGTTTGGATTTACTAGATAAAAATATCAATCAGAAACATATGTTAAACCATACTTTCTATATGAAATGGTCTAAGGGAGAGTTAACTAAAGAGCAGCTAAGAGCATATGCAAAGGATTACTATCTTCACATTAAAGCTTTCCCTCGTTATCTTTCAGCAGTCCACAGCCGTTGTGATAATTTAGAAGCGCGTAAATTACTTCTTGATAACCTTATGGACGAGGAAACAGGGAACCCTAATCATATAGATCTATGGAAAAATTTTGCCTATGCTTTAGGTGTTACTGAAGAAGAGTTAGAAAATCACGTCCCTAGTGAAGCAGCCCAAAAGAAAGTAGCTACATTTTTACGCTGGTGCTCTGGAGATTCATTATCAGCTGGTATTTCGGCTTTATATACTTATGAAAGCCAAGTCCCTGCAGTTGCAGAGACAAAAATTTCTGGATTAAAGCAATATTTTGGTTTTACTGCTCCTGAAGATTACGAGTACTTCTCAGTACATCAAGATGTTGATGTAAGACATGCTCGTGAGGAAAGAGAGTTAATAGAAACACTACTTAATAATGATTGTAATAAGGTTTTACAAGCTTCTCGGGAAGTCTGTGATGTTTTGTATAACTTTTTAGATACTTTCTTAGATGAGAAAGATTCTTGCTCAACAATTTCTACTACTTCAGATTCCAAATCTTCTTCATGTCGTTGTCATTGCGGTCATTAA